The following is a genomic window from Sutcliffiella horikoshii.
CTTTTGGCCTTGTTGGCTGCTTTCTGCCAGCGGCTCCATCCCTTTTTGCCTGTTCCGCGGCCAGTTCCTCCGCCCTTGCTCTTTCCACTACTCATTTGTTTCACTCCTATATATATAACAACTAAGATTGTGATTTCGTTAAACATCTAGCTTACTACATTAGAGTGATTTAGCAAAGGGTTTTTATGTGGAGGAGTGCTATTCGCCTGTTGTGTAGACTTCTTCAAACGGCTGCACTACCACAAATCCGTTACCTGCGAATTTCATTTGAATCGATTCGCCGCTTCCTCTTCCAAGGAAAGTTTTCAATTGCACATCTGTAACAAACTCCGGTTGAAGGTTTCCTGACCATGCTACCGTTGCATTTGGATCTGTATAAACAGGCTGTCCTGGATGTACCATCAAAGTAAGAGGCTCATAGTGTGAGGTAAAGGCAACCATGCCCTGACCTTCCAATCTTACATTGAATAGACCACCAGCCATCATACCTGCCACTCTTCTCATAAGCTTAATGTCCCAGTTCAATCCCTTCTCAAAA
Proteins encoded in this region:
- a CDS encoding DUF3934 family protein, with the protein product MSSGKSKGGGTGRGTGKKGWSRWQKAANKAKSNKPYKSKGVKAKGNSESE